In Andreesenia angusta, a single genomic region encodes these proteins:
- a CDS encoding phage tail sheath C-terminal domain-containing protein, with protein sequence MADIGLPKIDILFKGLGVSAVQRGSKGTAVLIVKDDTDKTFTFARYTSAADLTTSESAKYTAENLGYIKDCLEGTPKEIVVARMNATAVNPETMDGLLAELLTAIKGQVPMNCWIAMAGANQSETDAIVSFVKSSVKNDKKRYKTIVYKATTSDDMHIHNLTNEKVEVNGSAVEVSGKEAIPFLLGLYAGLSLNMSVIAKPLQKFKSVKEPANLEAAVNAGELVLHNDEGEVRVARGVNSLVTTGEGITDDMKFTLIVEVMDLMFSDIFTTWKRFYKGKYKNHLDNQMLLIGAINAYFETLENESLLDPNFENKVGISIEKQRLANIPKYGAEEVATWDDNKVMQMTVGTDVFLKGNVKILNAMEDFALEIDM encoded by the coding sequence ATGGCCGATATAGGACTGCCTAAGATAGACATACTATTCAAAGGTCTCGGAGTAAGTGCGGTACAGAGAGGGAGCAAAGGGACTGCTGTATTGATAGTGAAAGACGATACAGACAAGACATTCACATTTGCGAGATACACAAGTGCAGCTGACTTGACTACATCTGAAAGTGCAAAGTACACGGCTGAAAATCTAGGATATATAAAAGACTGCCTAGAGGGAACTCCGAAAGAAATAGTAGTTGCGAGAATGAATGCAACGGCCGTAAATCCTGAAACTATGGACGGGCTATTGGCGGAATTATTGACTGCAATAAAGGGACAAGTGCCTATGAACTGCTGGATAGCGATGGCCGGGGCCAATCAATCTGAAACAGACGCAATAGTAAGCTTTGTGAAAAGTTCAGTCAAGAACGATAAAAAGAGGTACAAGACGATAGTCTATAAAGCGACTACATCTGACGATATGCACATACACAACTTAACGAATGAAAAGGTGGAGGTAAACGGATCTGCTGTAGAGGTATCGGGAAAAGAAGCAATACCGTTCCTACTAGGCCTCTATGCAGGCCTATCGCTAAATATGAGTGTCATAGCGAAACCACTTCAGAAGTTCAAGAGCGTAAAGGAACCCGCAAATTTAGAAGCAGCAGTTAATGCTGGGGAACTTGTTCTGCATAATGATGAGGGAGAAGTCAGAGTAGCTAGAGGGGTAAACAGTCTCGTTACAACAGGAGAAGGAATAACTGACGACATGAAGTTCACGCTGATAGTGGAAGTTATGGACCTAATGTTCTCCGACATATTCACTACTTGGAAAAGGTTCTACAAAGGGAAATATAAAAACCACCTAGACAATCAAATGCTACTTATAGGAGCCATAAACGCCTACTTCGAGACCCTAGAAAATGAGTCTCTGCTAGACCCTAACTTTGAAAATAAAGTGGGAATATCTATAGAGAAGCAGAGGTTGGCTAATATACCTAAGTATGGAGCAGAGGAAGTGGCGACTTGGGATGACAACAAAGTTATGCAAATGACAGTCGGCACAGATGTATTCCTAAAAGGTAATGTGAAAATACTGAATGCCATGGAAGACTTCGCATTAGAAATAGATATGTAA
- a CDS encoding phage tail terminator family protein: MNYWTSMEWGTDMVKYSDIHRAIVGKLKAKFPNIKISSTDITEGFDRPSFFIEFDDMKSTDFMREALDRDFTVRIYYFPKEKDKNKVEILNMEDDLNEIFIQDGVISIDAETAIEIDELELEIVDKVLQCSFDVMISENYDRVDDTPNIEDIEIDNI; encoded by the coding sequence ATGAATTACTGGACAAGCATGGAATGGGGTACTGATATGGTCAAATATTCAGATATTCATAGAGCTATAGTGGGCAAGCTCAAAGCAAAGTTTCCGAACATAAAAATATCCAGCACAGACATTACGGAAGGTTTCGATAGGCCTTCTTTTTTTATTGAGTTTGACGACATGAAGTCGACGGACTTCATGAGGGAGGCGCTGGATAGAGACTTTACGGTCAGGATATACTACTTTCCTAAAGAAAAAGACAAGAACAAAGTTGAAATTTTGAATATGGAAGACGACTTGAATGAAATATTCATCCAAGACGGAGTCATTAGTATAGATGCGGAAACAGCCATAGAGATAGATGAGCTAGAGCTTGAAATAGTAGACAAGGTGCTACAGTGTAGCTTTGATGTAATGATTTCAGAGAACTATGACAGAGTAGACGATACTCCGAACATAGAAGATATAGAAATAGACAATATTTAG
- a CDS encoding HK97 gp10 family phage protein: MDFDFRELSEFENDLLDAAQEFEKGKHAKAFLRKEGSKLNRENKKQAKSAGIGKKTGNFIKGFKRGKIYKFNGSLCIRGYSKAPHAHLLNNGHRIVGRDGQEKGFKPGKRFLEKSKKNFEGEFEKDIQDFIDELLDKHGMGY; the protein is encoded by the coding sequence ATGGATTTTGACTTCAGAGAATTGAGCGAGTTTGAAAATGACTTGCTGGATGCGGCCCAAGAATTTGAGAAAGGCAAACATGCCAAGGCATTTCTGAGAAAAGAAGGCTCCAAGCTGAATAGAGAGAATAAGAAACAAGCTAAGTCGGCGGGGATAGGGAAAAAGACAGGAAACTTCATAAAGGGCTTCAAGCGAGGGAAGATATATAAGTTCAATGGAAGTCTATGTATAAGAGGGTACAGCAAGGCACCGCACGCACACCTACTTAACAATGGCCATCGAATAGTCGGTAGAGATGGGCAAGAAAAAGGCTTCAAACCAGGGAAAAGGTTCTTGGAAAAATCAAAAAAGAACTTTGAAGGAGAATTTGAAAAAGACATCCAGGACTTCATAGATGAATTACTGGACAAGCATGGAATGGGGTACTGA
- a CDS encoding head-tail adaptor protein: MDPGDLRNKIQVHTKQLLQNELMEEEYVYAPLKYVWGQIVPKGNKLGYGQSETEYAESTHRIRVRAQSLPDIDNTYKMEYRGQIYEVLYFDFDYKRGEFLDIQVRLKTE; this comes from the coding sequence ATGGATCCGGGGGATTTAAGAAACAAAATTCAGGTGCATACCAAACAACTTTTGCAAAACGAGCTTATGGAAGAGGAGTATGTATACGCTCCTCTTAAATATGTCTGGGGACAGATAGTGCCCAAAGGAAACAAGCTGGGATATGGCCAATCTGAAACTGAATACGCAGAGAGTACCCACAGAATAAGAGTTAGGGCACAATCGCTGCCGGATATAGACAATACGTACAAGATGGAGTATAGAGGTCAAATTTATGAGGTTCTGTACTTTGACTTTGACTATAAAAGAGGCGAGTTTCTAGACATACAGGTAAGGCTAAAGACAGAGTAA
- a CDS encoding head-tail connector protein has translation MKFSEVTVATVKDYAKIDYDDDDILLQAILDGAKSHIRAYTGLDNLALDEREDTSIALMVLANDMYGNRMATDVSNGKINLVLDRILGSYSVNLL, from the coding sequence ATGAAGTTCAGCGAGGTTACGGTAGCTACCGTAAAAGACTACGCTAAAATAGACTATGACGACGATGATATACTGCTACAGGCAATCCTCGATGGAGCCAAGTCGCACATACGAGCCTATACAGGCCTAGATAACTTGGCGCTAGATGAAAGAGAAGATACCTCAATAGCCCTAATGGTCTTAGCGAATGACATGTATGGCAACAGAATGGCCACGGACGTAAGCAACGGGAAAATAAATCTAGTACTAGACAGGATACTTGGAAGTTATTCTGTCAATCTACTATAG
- a CDS encoding phage major capsid protein — MKREIALKNIELETRAMPEVLETRNSLIEEMESMVEKTKTEKRSFDQKESTRYKEIKSEIARIDQTLEAQEEQRQLGEGGKANKGEKRSADAVFADFIRGETRAVGEMDTTADGNIIPTELSKDIIKKVTETSDLFNKIKRINSTGKYQQIIETGKATAGWTNELAEVTATDGSYDLIEIGHHKLGALTKISIELINEASFDITGEVVDQISRSFAEKAEQAIIKGTGTGQPTGLVTSGVAVNLASKTAITADEIIDIYHSIKAPYMKNAIWLMNRGTLAALRKLKDADGQYIFQPDMTKEYVGLLLGKPIVVSEYVDNLGVSAKPILFGDLASSYIANIKPTQSIQMLRELFSTQGAVGVLGFLFFDGKPVNAEAYAVAKCPAV, encoded by the coding sequence ATGAAAAGAGAAATAGCACTTAAAAACATAGAGCTAGAGACTAGAGCGATGCCGGAAGTCTTGGAAACTAGAAACAGCCTTATAGAAGAGATGGAGAGCATGGTGGAGAAAACCAAAACAGAGAAGAGGTCGTTCGACCAGAAAGAGAGCACTAGATACAAAGAGATAAAGTCGGAGATAGCAAGAATAGACCAGACTCTAGAGGCCCAGGAAGAACAGAGACAACTCGGAGAAGGCGGGAAAGCCAACAAGGGAGAAAAGAGAAGTGCAGATGCAGTATTCGCAGATTTCATAAGAGGGGAAACTAGGGCCGTTGGAGAGATGGACACTACAGCCGATGGAAACATAATACCGACAGAGCTCTCTAAGGACATAATAAAGAAAGTCACGGAGACATCGGACCTGTTCAATAAGATAAAGAGGATAAACAGCACTGGAAAGTATCAGCAAATAATCGAAACTGGAAAAGCAACTGCCGGATGGACCAATGAGCTTGCGGAGGTTACAGCTACTGATGGAAGCTATGATCTTATAGAAATAGGGCATCACAAATTAGGGGCCTTAACAAAAATATCAATAGAGCTTATAAACGAAGCCTCATTTGATATAACTGGAGAGGTAGTAGACCAGATATCTAGAAGCTTCGCGGAAAAGGCAGAGCAGGCCATCATAAAAGGGACTGGAACAGGTCAGCCTACTGGGTTGGTAACTAGTGGGGTGGCCGTCAACCTAGCTAGTAAAACGGCGATAACAGCTGACGAGATAATAGATATATACCACTCCATAAAGGCACCATATATGAAAAATGCTATATGGCTAATGAATAGAGGGACGCTTGCAGCTCTAAGAAAACTGAAAGATGCAGATGGACAGTATATATTCCAACCGGACATGACAAAAGAATACGTAGGGCTATTGCTCGGAAAGCCTATAGTAGTATCTGAATATGTTGATAATTTGGGGGTAAGCGCCAAACCGATACTATTTGGAGACTTGGCGAGTTCGTATATAGCGAACATAAAACCTACTCAATCGATACAAATGCTAAGAGAACTATTCAGCACTCAAGGAGCTGTAGGAGTTCTTGGCTTCCTATTCTTCGACGGAAAGCCAGTGAACGCTGAAGCGTATGCTGTGGCTAAGTGTCCAGCAGTATAA
- a CDS encoding HK97 family phage prohead protease — MRIEVRNNQVILDGYVNVTDRDSRELPSPKGKFIERVAPRTFQRALDNADDVNLLFNHDKNRKLGSIKEGNLKLREDNVGLRATATVTDEEIIDKAKNGELRGWSFGFRALKDDWEDTPEGLQRRNVRELELEEVSILDKTPAYMATSIEARGRDIMTETRSEEFEATIEDNSEATKQEEQTEEEYVCESCGAEREKEPTEDCECGHDHVVKKEEYEGSEEDREKEYSEYEEEIRELKERWS, encoded by the coding sequence ATGCGAATAGAGGTGAGAAACAATCAAGTAATTCTTGATGGATATGTAAATGTAACAGACCGGGACAGTAGAGAGCTACCGTCTCCAAAAGGGAAGTTCATAGAAAGGGTTGCCCCAAGGACATTTCAAAGAGCCTTAGATAATGCTGACGATGTCAATCTGCTGTTTAACCATGACAAAAATCGCAAGCTCGGCTCCATAAAAGAGGGAAACCTCAAGCTCAGAGAAGATAATGTAGGCCTACGTGCAACAGCGACAGTAACAGACGAGGAAATAATAGATAAAGCCAAAAATGGAGAGCTTAGAGGTTGGTCTTTCGGCTTCAGGGCACTTAAAGATGATTGGGAAGACACGCCGGAAGGATTGCAAAGAAGAAACGTAAGAGAGCTGGAGCTCGAAGAGGTATCGATACTCGACAAAACTCCGGCATATATGGCTACATCCATAGAGGCCAGAGGAAGAGATATAATGACCGAAACCAGAAGCGAAGAGTTCGAGGCCACTATAGAAGACAACAGTGAAGCGACAAAGCAAGAAGAGCAGACGGAAGAAGAGTATGTTTGCGAAAGCTGTGGAGCAGAAAGAGAAAAAGAGCCTACTGAAGACTGCGAGTGCGGCCACGACCACGTGGTTAAGAAAGAAGAGTACGAGGGAAGCGAAGAGGACAGGGAAAAAGAATATTCAGAATATGAAGAAGAAATCAGAGAGCTAAAAGAAAGGTGGTCATAA
- a CDS encoding phage portal protein, with the protein MGIFKRLGTLVGRDKTETRMTLEELVLKFGGTGSDITKSQAMNIPSVASCVELIANTVATLPITLYTDTGDSVHSTEDHRVALLNDETGDMLDGFQFKKAIVEDYLLNGNGYAYINRSRNKVKSIHRVDSDYISVNESPDPIFKDYDIFVNGIRYRDFEFVKVTRKTKNGVTGKGVIEENNMILSVAYNALVFENVLVKTGGNKKGFLKSQSRLEQKAMDQLKAAWKNLYGNNEDNVMVLNQGLDFQEASNTSVEMQLNENKKTNSAEICKLFNVPVALLEGKATEQEYNNFIKTAILPILKAIETALNKDLLLPSEKKSFYFAFDTKDLLKGDMEKRYKAYELAVKNGIMQIDEVRYREDLAPLNLDFIKLGLQDVLYNPKTKEIYTPNTNKTNSIEKSDGKGGEEDANRGEKQSSNS; encoded by the coding sequence TTGGGGATATTTAAACGGCTGGGAACTCTCGTAGGAAGAGATAAAACAGAGACCAGAATGACACTAGAGGAGCTAGTGCTGAAATTCGGCGGCACTGGAAGCGACATAACCAAAAGCCAAGCCATGAATATTCCGTCTGTAGCATCGTGCGTAGAGCTTATAGCGAACACTGTAGCCACTCTTCCAATAACTTTATATACGGACACGGGAGACTCTGTTCACTCGACAGAAGACCACAGGGTGGCCCTACTGAATGATGAAACAGGCGACATGCTAGACGGCTTTCAATTCAAGAAAGCCATAGTGGAGGACTACCTGCTTAACGGAAATGGATACGCCTATATAAATCGCTCTAGAAATAAAGTTAAGTCGATACATAGGGTCGACAGCGACTATATAAGCGTAAATGAGAGTCCGGATCCGATATTCAAGGACTACGATATTTTCGTAAATGGAATCAGGTACAGAGATTTCGAGTTCGTAAAGGTAACGAGAAAAACCAAAAACGGGGTAACTGGTAAAGGTGTGATTGAAGAAAACAACATGATACTGTCAGTTGCCTACAATGCCCTAGTGTTCGAAAACGTACTGGTCAAGACTGGCGGAAACAAGAAAGGCTTCCTGAAGTCGCAGTCCAGACTTGAACAAAAGGCCATGGACCAGCTTAAAGCTGCATGGAAAAACCTATACGGAAACAATGAAGATAATGTTATGGTTCTAAATCAAGGGCTGGACTTCCAAGAAGCGAGCAATACCAGCGTGGAAATGCAGCTGAACGAGAACAAAAAGACCAACTCTGCTGAAATATGCAAACTGTTCAACGTGCCGGTGGCTCTCCTGGAGGGCAAGGCCACGGAACAGGAATACAATAATTTCATAAAAACAGCGATACTGCCCATACTGAAAGCCATAGAGACTGCGCTCAACAAAGACTTGCTTTTGCCTAGTGAAAAGAAGTCTTTTTATTTTGCGTTTGACACGAAAGACCTGCTGAAAGGCGATATGGAGAAAAGGTATAAGGCATACGAGTTGGCCGTCAAAAATGGGATTATGCAGATAGATGAAGTTAGGTACAGGGAAGACCTTGCGCCACTAAATCTAGACTTCATAAAGCTAGGGCTTCAGGATGTTCTCTACAATCCGAAAACAAAGGAGATATATACTCCTAATACCAATAAAACAAACTCGATAGAGAAAAGCGATGGGAAAGGAGGTGAAGAAGATGCGAATAGAGGTGAGAAACAATCAAGTAATTCTTGA
- a CDS encoding terminase large subunit: MTLLEKAKLYANRVIGGEEVAPKEVRKQCKWFLKDLGKQKNKDYPFYLDEDQLGVIEGILKLLNFATGLGVVGISVLDGLADFQAFFLCNVFGWRFKEDPEKFRYRDVLLFIPRKNAKTFICALIFIILMLTEDDHSEFYSICLDRELAGEVKKAMMQIIQASPAIGKHFKTSTTLSGKIICNLTKSYYQARTADASRNNAIRPSAFIADECGAFKDYKNINAMKSGQLSVKNPLRFKLTTAYAEDKSIMLEELEYVKKVFNELVEDERMFALLYYAEKEHLWDDTGLYQANPLRIEENYNEIRDSRKAALEKPMEREEFLTKHMNHFMPSNSGEEFIRLEDLRKCKIDEFDWTGRNVWLGLDLAITTDNCSLAIATEVEGEIIATAVAFIPADRIEEKSRMEKEDYKYHIRKETCYPCGDMVVDYGFIENVILSIEDELGVFVKGVAYDRFNCMSTAQKLESAGMKTVEVKQHSSVLHPATKLLQEKILSRSFKYTENKLLEVNFQNAKITEDTNKNMYVNKKKSQGKVDMVVSLINAVYLLNLETFLAPDMDWSVQVF, encoded by the coding sequence ATGACATTATTAGAAAAGGCGAAGCTGTATGCCAATAGAGTAATCGGAGGAGAGGAAGTTGCGCCTAAAGAAGTTAGGAAGCAGTGCAAGTGGTTCCTGAAAGACTTGGGAAAACAAAAGAATAAAGACTACCCATTCTACTTGGACGAGGACCAGCTGGGAGTTATAGAGGGCATACTAAAGCTTCTAAACTTCGCAACCGGACTTGGAGTAGTAGGGATAAGCGTACTTGATGGCCTGGCAGACTTCCAGGCCTTTTTCTTATGCAACGTTTTCGGGTGGAGATTTAAAGAAGATCCTGAAAAGTTCAGGTACAGGGACGTACTGCTGTTCATTCCTAGAAAAAATGCGAAGACATTTATATGCGCTCTAATATTTATAATTCTTATGCTTACAGAGGACGACCACAGTGAGTTCTACAGTATATGCCTAGACAGAGAACTGGCCGGGGAAGTAAAAAAAGCCATGATGCAAATAATACAGGCCAGTCCAGCTATAGGAAAGCACTTCAAAACCTCCACTACTTTAAGTGGGAAGATAATCTGCAATCTGACTAAAAGCTACTATCAAGCGAGGACTGCGGATGCCAGTAGAAACAATGCTATAAGACCGTCGGCATTCATAGCTGACGAGTGCGGGGCGTTCAAGGACTACAAGAATATAAACGCCATGAAGTCTGGACAGCTTTCGGTCAAAAATCCATTGAGGTTTAAGCTGACAACAGCCTATGCTGAAGACAAGTCGATAATGCTCGAAGAACTGGAATATGTGAAAAAGGTTTTCAACGAGCTGGTGGAAGACGAGAGGATGTTCGCCCTATTGTACTATGCAGAGAAAGAGCATCTATGGGACGACACTGGACTGTACCAGGCGAACCCACTTAGGATAGAGGAAAACTACAACGAGATAAGGGACAGTAGAAAAGCCGCTCTAGAAAAACCCATGGAGAGGGAAGAGTTCCTGACTAAGCACATGAACCACTTTATGCCGTCCAATAGTGGAGAGGAATTCATAAGACTAGAGGACCTTAGAAAATGCAAGATAGATGAATTTGACTGGACTGGCCGCAACGTATGGCTTGGGCTAGACCTTGCAATCACGACCGACAACTGTTCGCTGGCCATAGCGACAGAGGTCGAAGGAGAGATAATAGCTACTGCGGTTGCATTCATCCCGGCGGATCGCATAGAAGAGAAGTCGAGAATGGAGAAAGAAGACTACAAGTATCACATAAGGAAAGAGACATGCTACCCTTGCGGGGACATGGTAGTAGACTATGGTTTCATAGAGAACGTGATTCTGTCCATAGAAGACGAGCTAGGAGTATTCGTCAAGGGCGTGGCCTACGATAGATTCAACTGTATGTCTACGGCTCAAAAATTGGAGAGCGCCGGAATGAAGACTGTGGAAGTTAAGCAGCATTCGTCGGTACTGCATCCGGCCACAAAGTTGTTGCAAGAAAAAATACTGAGTAGAAGCTTCAAGTACACAGAGAACAAGCTTTTAGAGGTGAACTTTCAGAATGCAAAAATCACAGAGGACACGAATAAAAATATGTACGTGAACAAGAAGAAGTCTCAAGGGAAAGTGGATATGGTGGTCAGCTTAATAAATGCCGTATACCTGCTTAATCTAGAGACATTCCTTGCGCCGGACATGGACTGGTCTGTCCAGGTTTTTTAA
- a CDS encoding P27 family phage terminase small subunit: MARPSKPVAVMVKNLTKEEIEARQETEKNLRGQADKIVPPRGMLNNNQKKIFNYIVGELKASEVLGNLDVYVLAKCSVSIDRMLDIERQINERPNLMKDKDLRLANDYYTKTFFRTCNELGLSPQSRAKLGNINLQAKQEQEDPLLEVLRK; the protein is encoded by the coding sequence ATGGCAAGGCCCAGCAAACCGGTTGCAGTAATGGTCAAGAACCTTACAAAAGAAGAGATAGAGGCTAGACAGGAAACTGAAAAAAACCTAAGAGGGCAGGCTGACAAAATCGTACCGCCCAGAGGGATGCTAAACAACAATCAGAAAAAAATATTTAATTACATAGTGGGGGAACTGAAGGCGAGTGAAGTCCTTGGAAACTTAGACGTGTACGTGCTGGCAAAGTGTAGCGTGTCGATTGACAGAATGCTGGACATAGAGAGGCAGATAAATGAAAGACCCAACTTGATGAAAGACAAGGACTTGAGGCTTGCCAACGACTACTACACAAAGACTTTCTTCAGGACTTGCAATGAGCTTGGACTGTCTCCACAGAGTAGAGCAAAGCTGGGGAACATAAACTTGCAAGCGAAACAGGAGCAAGAGGACCCACTATTGGAGGTGCTACGTAAATGA
- a CDS encoding HNH endonuclease, translated as MLISCKYCGGLHERGEVCAKKPAREKKTTYIDKFRWSRTWQKKRKQINDRDKYLCQACLRDMKGTELRYNYTDIEVHHIVPMIEDWDKRLEDTNLICLCSTHHSMAERGEIEREELIDMVEEIYKKYHK; from the coding sequence ATGCTTATAAGCTGCAAATACTGTGGGGGTCTTCACGAACGCGGAGAGGTATGCGCCAAGAAGCCAGCGAGAGAGAAGAAGACTACTTACATAGACAAGTTCAGGTGGAGCAGAACGTGGCAGAAGAAGAGGAAGCAGATAAACGATAGAGACAAGTATCTATGCCAGGCATGCCTAAGAGATATGAAGGGCACAGAGCTTAGGTACAACTACACAGACATAGAGGTGCATCACATAGTACCGATGATAGAGGACTGGGACAAGAGACTAGAGGATACGAACCTCATCTGTCTATGCAGTACTCATCACAGCATGGCGGAGCGCGGAGAGATAGAGAGGGAAGAGCTCATAGATATGGTAGAGGAAATATATAAAAAATACCATAAATAG
- a CDS encoding ParB/RepB/Spo0J family partition protein gives MAKFNLTDLLSESSKKEVEKEGFRIKDIDIEDIAPDERNFYDTSDIEELKASIEMFGLQQNLVVQRTEEGKYTLISGHRRLKAITELVSEGHIELRKVPCKVEDQTEDKWTELQLIVANSTTRELSDYEKMKQATRLKELLAGLKKDGVKLPGRMREMIADALDVSPTQVARMDSIDKNLSDDFKEEFQAEKVNASTAYELSGLPEEKQKEAYEEYKDKGSISIKDVKQIKEDSKLEEPKEEKQKKIYVCSSEGKRFKMASYVEEVVKEGHIPLNAQSILYGVKGIEAEEAYRALCIELISLADEVWVYGSIMGKDVAMMSMVELNIASNLRKKTVYRKGEKHGC, from the coding sequence ATGGCGAAATTCAATCTGACGGACTTGTTAAGCGAAAGCTCGAAAAAAGAAGTGGAGAAAGAAGGCTTTAGGATAAAGGACATAGACATAGAGGACATAGCTCCAGACGAAAGAAACTTCTATGACACAAGCGACATAGAGGAGCTGAAGGCCAGTATAGAGATGTTTGGCCTTCAGCAGAACTTGGTAGTGCAAAGAACGGAAGAAGGCAAGTACACTCTAATAAGCGGACACCGTAGACTAAAGGCCATAACAGAGCTGGTAAGCGAAGGGCATATAGAGCTAAGGAAAGTGCCTTGCAAGGTGGAAGACCAAACGGAGGACAAGTGGACAGAGCTACAGCTCATAGTCGCCAACTCTACGACTAGAGAGCTTAGTGATTACGAGAAGATGAAGCAGGCAACGAGATTGAAAGAACTGCTCGCTGGACTTAAAAAAGACGGGGTAAAGCTTCCAGGAAGAATGAGAGAAATGATAGCGGATGCGCTGGATGTATCTCCAACTCAAGTGGCTCGGATGGACAGCATAGACAAAAATCTTAGCGATGATTTCAAGGAGGAGTTCCAAGCTGAAAAAGTAAACGCATCCACTGCCTATGAACTATCGGGATTGCCGGAAGAAAAGCAGAAAGAAGCCTATGAAGAGTACAAAGACAAGGGAAGCATCTCTATAAAGGACGTAAAGCAAATCAAAGAGGACAGCAAACTAGAGGAGCCTAAAGAGGAAAAGCAAAAGAAGATATATGTTTGCAGCTCGGAGGGGAAAAGATTTAAGATGGCCAGCTATGTAGAAGAGGTAGTGAAGGAAGGACATATACCTCTCAATGCCCAGTCTATACTCTACGGAGTAAAGGGAATTGAAGCTGAGGAGGCATACAGGGCTCTATGTATAGAACTCATAAGCTTGGCGGATGAAGTGTGGGTATATGGAAGTATTATGGGGAAAGATGTCGCCATGATGTCGATGGTGGAACTTAATATAGCGAGCAACCTAAGAAAGAAGACTGTATATCGCAAGGGGGAGAAACATGGATGCTAA
- a CDS encoding ParA family protein → MKTISIINLKGGVAKTISSVNIAHILATVHGKKVLIIDNDKQGNTSKFFGACGENIYKSMADILTEKDIKISEAIYKTKYENLDIIPATMALLKANLDVMLDMSRPQQTRLSKALYQIEDVYDYCIIDNAPDINISVINALVTSDDVLIPIKVDKFAFDGLDLLVEQIENVREINPNIKLQACFLTMYQKNNVNTQGDEWIRAQPDYPMLDSKIRKTVKVDESTFAQKPLLEYAKNCTATKDYLELVKEILEES, encoded by the coding sequence ATGAAAACCATATCGATAATAAACTTGAAGGGAGGGGTGGCCAAGACCATCTCCTCTGTAAACATAGCGCATATACTGGCTACGGTACACGGAAAGAAAGTGCTGATTATAGACAACGACAAGCAGGGGAACACATCGAAGTTCTTTGGAGCTTGTGGGGAAAATATATACAAAAGCATGGCCGACATCCTGACCGAAAAAGACATAAAGATAAGCGAAGCCATATATAAAACGAAGTACGAAAACCTAGATATAATACCGGCGACAATGGCTCTCTTGAAAGCGAATCTGGATGTGATGCTAGATATGTCCAGACCGCAGCAGACGAGACTGTCAAAAGCACTATACCAGATAGAAGATGTATACGACTACTGCATAATAGACAATGCTCCAGACATAAATATATCGGTCATAAATGCACTTGTAACATCTGACGACGTACTGATACCCATAAAGGTGGATAAGTTTGCGTTCGATGGCCTAGACCTTCTAGTGGAGCAGATAGAGAACGTAAGAGAGATTAACCCGAATATAAAGCTACAGGCATGCTTTCTCACGATGTACCAGAAAAATAATGTGAATACTCAAGGAGACGAATGGATCAGAGCTCAGCCGGACTACCCTATGCTTGATTCGAAAATAAGAAAGACAGTAAAGGTTGACGAAAGCACGTTTGCTCAGAAGCCACTGCTAGAATACGCAAAGAACTGCACTGCTACGAAAGATTATTTGGAATTAGTGAAAGAAATATTAGAAGAAAGCTAA
- a CDS encoding nucleoside triphosphate pyrophosphohydrolase family protein translates to MNCFLDYQERAKRTLNDKGKDFEQMVSHMLMGIQGESGEVADLFKKHFHQEHDLDTEKVLEEMGDVMFYIANLCNVMGISLQEVCERNIIKLMKRYPEGFDAERSINRE, encoded by the coding sequence ATGAATTGCTTTTTAGACTATCAAGAAAGAGCCAAAAGGACTCTTAATGACAAAGGGAAAGACTTTGAGCAGATGGTATCCCATATGCTGATGGGAATTCAGGGAGAGAGTGGAGAGGTCGCAGATTTATTCAAAAAGCATTTTCACCAGGAACATGACCTAGATACAGAGAAAGTACTAGAGGAAATGGGAGACGTCATGTTCTACATAGCGAACCTATGCAACGTCATGGGGATATCGCTGCAAGAGGTCTGTGAAAGAAACATCATAAAGCTTATGAAGAGATACCCAGAAGGATTCGACGCGGAGAGGAGCATTAATAGAGAATAG